One Brassica napus cultivar Da-Ae chromosome C4, Da-Ae, whole genome shotgun sequence genomic region harbors:
- the LOC106450374 gene encoding agamous-like MADS-box protein AGL62 — translation MARSRKGRRKIQIVKMEKDSDLQVTYSKRRQGLFKKASELCTLCGVEIGILVFSPGRKVFSFGNPDVRYVFNRFKIYHQNPFQLTEFGPSATIRDLNSILSQELVKLEKEKARRKILEKIRIQREETDKWWEKPPSELNLRQNACLISVLENLRMNLGSPRFQQAMVPQNYCGGSNNNIVGGGNTDPLDERSMFDVNAFNYNPNMMIPNQGPMLGYNNIKFEVFDPIYNMNWPEYKHGPY, via the exons ATGGCGAGAAGCAGAAAAGGTCGTCGAAAGATACAGATCGTAAAAATGGAGAAAGATAGTGACCTTCAAGTTACGTATTCAAAAAGAAGACAAGGTCTTTTTAAAAAAGCTAGCGAGCTTTGCACCTTATGTGGTGTAGAAATTGGAATACTTGTGTTTTCACCTGGTCGGAAAGTATTTTCCTTTGGTAATCCAGATGTTAGATATGTATTTAACCGTTTCAAAATTTATCACCAGAATCCTTTTCAGCTTACTGAATTTGGTCCAAGCGCAACTATCCGAGATCTTAACAGCATACTCAGTCAG GAGCTGGTAAAGCTTGAAAAGGAGAAAGCAAGGAGGAAAATTTTGGAGAAGATTAGAATTCAGAGAGAAGAAACAGATAAATGGTGGGAGAAACCTCCCAGTGAACTTAACTTGCGTCAAAACGCTTGTCTAATAAGTGTTTTGGAAAATCTGAGGATGAATTTGGGAAGTCCACGCTTCCAACAAGCAATGGTTCCTCAGAATTACTGTGGTGGAAGTAATAACAACATTGTTGGTGGCGGTAATACCGATCCTCTCGACGAAAGAAGCATGTTCGATGTGAATGCGTTCAACTACAATCCCAACATGATGATTCCTAATCAAGGACCAATGTTAGGATATAACAACATTAAGTTTGAGGTGTTTGATCCGATATACAATATGAATTGGCCTGAATATAAGCACGGTCCCTACTAG